The following are from one region of the Procambarus clarkii isolate CNS0578487 chromosome 52, FALCON_Pclarkii_2.0, whole genome shotgun sequence genome:
- the LOC123763667 gene encoding pseudohemocyanin-2, with translation MKVLVVFALVAAASASPHLHGYMGDEPDEVTLAQKQHDINFLFYKVYEPLHDTKLKDLADNFNPEAKASNFPDGGVAVLKLMKELKDHHLEERGDFFSVFNCTQREQAMMLANVLMQCQDWTIFTSYAAYFRQRMNEEEFVYAMYAAVAHSPLTRNIVLPPIYEIMPHFFTSSEVLQQAYKAKMTAKAGKFPMDFTGTQNNPEYRVAYFTEDIGLSTHYFNWHIDYPFWWNDTFGSHIERKGETFFWVHHQLNNRFDAERLSNHLHVVEKLHWDKTLHEGFHPHTSYKYGHRFPVRPDDVHIQDVDNVAEVYDLMMMDQRIRDAIAHGYITDKDGSKVDIMNEQGIDILGNIIESSMYSPNADYYGSLNNLGQVLLGHQGDPHDKYHEAPSVLEHYETATRDPAFYQLHKYIDDLFRKHKDRLPPYNKEELEFQGVAINSINIDGTLETYLEDYEYSLVNAVDDKDEVENVDISTFMPRLMHKDFSFNIDIMNNNDAEVLATIRIFAWPLRDSNGVIFPFNEGRWHAIELDKFKASLTPGNNHIVRKSVESSVTVPDVPSIKTLQDMTEAALNGGTELHLQQFVSATGLPNRLLIPKGNEAGMEFKLVVAVTDFTKDTAGNNFETLKQFHHYGYKGVYPDKKPHGYPLDRRVPDERVFHEIPNFAETIVKVYNHNQHIQHI, from the exons ATGAAGGTCTTGGTGGTGTTCGCACTGGTGGCTGCGGCCTCCGCCTCTCCACATCTCCACGGTTACATGGGAGATGAACCTGATG AAGTAACTTTGGCACAGAAGCAGCACGACATCAACTTCCTATTCTACAAGGTGTACGAGCCTCTGCATGATACCAAACTCAAGGATCTTGCTGATAACTTTAATCCAGAGGCCAAAGCATCTAACTTTCCTGACGGCGGGGTTGCTGTTCTCAAACTCATGAAGGAACTCAAGGATCACCACCTTGAGGAGAGAGGAGATTTCTTCTCGGTGTTCAATTGCACTCAGCGAGAACAAGCCATGATGCTCGCTAATGTCCTCATGCAGTGCCAAGACTGGACAATATTCACCAGCTATGCTGCATACTTCCGTCAAAGAATGAACGAGGAAGAGTTTGTTTATGCTATGTACGCAGCTGTCGCACATTCCCCGCTTACAAGGAACATTGTGCTGCCCCCAATATATGAGATCATGCCTCACTTTTTCACAAGCAGTGAAGTGCTCCAACAAGCGTACAAAGCCAAGATGACTGCCAAGGCTGGTAAATTCCCGATGGACTTCACAGGCACCCAGAACAACCCAGAGTATCGAGTTGCTTACTTCACTGAAGACATCGGACTCAGCACCCACTACTTCAACTGGCACATAGACTACCCCTTCTGGTGGAATGACACCTTCGGTTCTCATATTGAACGCAAGGGAGAGACCTTTTTCTGGGTCCATCACCAACTCAACAACCGCTTCGATGCTGAGCGTCTCTCCAACCATCTCCACGTTGTTGAGAAACTTCATTGGGATAAGACACTCCATGAAGGATTCCATCCACACACTTCTTACAAATATGGCCACAGATTCCCGGTCCGACCCGATGATGTTCACATCCAGGATGTGGACAACGTTGCTGAGGTGTATGATTTGATGATGATGGACCAACGCATTCGAGATGCCATCGCCCACGGCTACATCACTGACAAGGACGGATCCAAAGTCGATATTATGAATGAACAAGGTATTGACATCCTTGGCAACATTATTGAGTCCTCTATGTACAGCCCCAATGCTGACTACTATGGTTCCCTCAACAACTTGGGTCAAGTTTTGCTTGGCCACCAGGGCGACCCCCATGACAAGTACCATGAGGCTCCCAGCGTCCTGGAGCATTACGAGACCGCCACCCGCGACCCAGCCTTCTACCAGCTACACAAGTACATCGACGACCTCTTCAGGAAGCACAAGGACCGTCTTCCACCTTATAACAAGGAGGAGCTTGAGTTCCAAGGCGTTGCCATCAACAGCATTAACATTGATGGTACGCTGGAGACTTACCTTGAAGACTATGAATACAGCCTCGTCAATGCTGTGGacgacaaagatgaagttgaaaatGTAGATATTAGCACATTTATGCCGCGTCTGATGCACAAAGACTTCTCCTTCAATATTGACATAATGAACAACAATGATGCTGAAGTTTTGGCCACAATCCGCATCTTCGCTTGGCCACTCCGTGACAGTAACGGAGTCATCTTCCCATTCAATGAGGGCCGCTGGCACGCCATTGAGCTCGACAAGTTTAAGGCATCGT TGACACCTGGCAACAATCACATCGTCAGGAAGTCTGTTGAGTCGTCGGTGACGGTGCCTGACGTGCCCAGCATCAAGACCTTACAAGACATGACTGAGGCAGCCCTCAATGGAGGCACCGAGTTGCATCTTCAGCAGTTCGTGAGCGCCACTGGGCTGCCCAACAGGCTGCTCATACCCAAGGGCAACGAGGCTGGTATGGAGTTCAAGCTTGTGGTGGCTGTGACCGATTTTACGAAAGACACGGCCGGAAATAACTTCGAGACGCTGAAACAATTCCACCACTACGGCTACAAGGGAGTCTACCCAGACAAGAAGCCCCATGGGTACCCACTGGACCGTCGCGTCCCTGACGAACGAGTCTTCCACGAGATCCCCAACTTCGCAGAGACCATCGTCAAGGtctacaaccacaaccaacacatCCAACACATCTAA
- the LOC123763668 gene encoding uncharacterized protein: MTCRAKSHLSLIVLGAYVVMAVASLGLLTYQYFHQSNSSVYYGNLVEAPWSLVLHVVQHATVLLTWAGLLVPEAFLILAAHHLSLYYKTLNAALDDIFYKWAQDRSQHSAPSYGLKIKYIGTEQHQRPESHQCHLKKLREVWSLYDEVDEVLAHLNKVFSPLVLMNFAAYTVMICTLLIPVLKTRKILASIGFLGNALFYLVRTPVLFLGQACVHDQASSTKVVVSRGHERLAMSGLYLTELEAFIARLSASTSGQGISAWGFFCVKRGTMLTFISMLASYVVVMLES, translated from the exons ATGACCTGCCGGGCTAAGTCCCACCTCTCCCTCATCGTCCTGGGCGCCTATGTGGTGATGGCGGTCGCTTCCTTGGGCTTGCTCACCTACCAGTACTTCCATCAGTCCAACTCCTCCGTCTACTACG GCAACCTGGTGGAGGCCCCGTGGTCGCTGGTGCTGCACGTGGTTCAACACGCCACCGTGCTCCTGACGTGGGCCGGTCTGCTGGTGCCCGAGGCCTTCCTCATCCTCGCTGCCCACCACCTCTCCCTCTACTACAAGACCCTCAACGCTGCCCTCGACGACATCTTTTACAAGTGGGCTCAAGACAGGTCTCAGCACTCGGCACCATCTTACGGGCTCAAGATTAAATAC ATTGGCACCGAGCAGCACCAGCGTCCAGAGAGCCACCAGTGCCACTTGAAGAAGCTACGAGAGGTGTGGAGTCTGTACGATGAGGTGGACGAGGTCCTGGCACACCTCAACAAGGTCTTCTCTCCCTTGGTGCTGATGAACTTCGCGGCGTATACTGTCATGATCTGCACGCTCCTCATTCCCGTGCTGAAG ACCCGAAAAATCCTCGCCAGCATCGGATTCCTCGGAAACGCTCTTTTTTACCTGGTTCGAACTCCTGTTCTCTTCTTGGGTCAAGCTTGTGTTCACGACCAGGCCAGCAGCACCAAGGTGGTG GTAAGTCGCGGTCACGAGCGTCTAGCTATGTCAGGGCTCTACCTGACGGAGCTCGAAGCCTTCATCGCCCGCCTTTCTGCCAGCACCAGCGGCCAGGGGATCAGCGCCTGGGGGTTCTTCTGCGTCAAGAGAGGGACCATGCTTACCTTCATCTCTATGCTGGCGTCCTATGTGGTGGTCATGCTGGAATCTTGA